One stretch of Amycolatopsis tolypomycina DNA includes these proteins:
- a CDS encoding glycosyltransferase family 9 protein, which yields MTRVLVARQDNLGDVLLAGPCVRAVAAAGARVTLLTGPHGRAAGELLPGVADLLTWTAPWIDPEPPPVTAEDTGAFVDLVRAKAFDRALILTSFHQSPLPLALLLRQAGVPWIGAISEDYPGSLLDLRHRVDGDPPEPVRMLSLAEAAGFSLPPDDHGALALRRPLPNVARLTGGGAYVVVHPAASVPARQPSAAWSRETVRVLAADGHRVFVTGAPSERALTREVAGSSAVHLGGRTSLAELAAVLSGAQVVVAPNTGPAHLAAAAGTPVVSLFAPVVPQERWAPYGVPTVVLGDQRAPCRATRARVCPVPGHPCLDTIDPADVCRAVTALAQPGVTSPIAAAATS from the coding sequence ATGACCCGGGTGCTCGTCGCCCGCCAGGACAACCTCGGTGACGTCCTGCTCGCCGGGCCGTGCGTCCGCGCGGTCGCCGCGGCCGGGGCGCGCGTGACGCTGCTGACCGGACCACACGGCCGCGCGGCGGGCGAACTGCTGCCCGGCGTCGCCGACCTGCTGACCTGGACCGCACCCTGGATCGACCCCGAGCCCCCGCCGGTGACCGCCGAGGACACCGGCGCGTTCGTGGACCTGGTCCGGGCGAAGGCGTTCGACCGGGCGCTGATCCTGACGTCGTTCCACCAGTCCCCGCTGCCGCTGGCCCTGCTGCTGCGCCAGGCCGGGGTGCCGTGGATCGGCGCGATCTCCGAGGACTACCCGGGCAGCCTGCTCGACCTGCGCCACCGCGTCGACGGCGATCCGCCGGAGCCGGTCCGCATGCTGTCGCTCGCCGAGGCGGCCGGCTTCTCGCTGCCGCCGGACGACCACGGCGCCCTCGCGCTGCGGCGGCCGCTGCCGAACGTGGCCCGGCTGACCGGCGGCGGGGCGTACGTCGTGGTGCACCCGGCGGCGTCGGTGCCCGCCCGCCAGCCGTCGGCGGCCTGGAGCCGCGAGACCGTGCGGGTGCTGGCCGCCGACGGGCACCGGGTGTTCGTGACGGGCGCGCCGTCCGAGCGGGCGCTGACCCGGGAGGTGGCCGGGTCGTCGGCGGTGCACCTCGGCGGCCGGACGTCACTGGCGGAGCTGGCGGCGGTGCTGTCCGGCGCGCAGGTCGTGGTGGCGCCCAACACGGGTCCCGCGCACCTGGCCGCGGCGGCGGGCACGCCGGTGGTGTCGCTGTTCGCCCCGGTCGTGCCGCAGGAGCGGTGGGCGCCCTACGGCGTCCCCACCGTGGTGCTCGGTGACCAGCGGGCGCCCTGCCGCGCCACCCGCGCGCGGGTGTGCCCGGTCCCGGGCCACCCCTGCCTGGACACGATCGACCCGGCCGACGTCTGCCGCGCCGTTACGGCACTGGCTCAGCCGGGGGTCACCTCGCCGATCGCGGCGGCGGCAACGTCATGA
- a CDS encoding DUF2795 domain-containing protein, which yields MSKPNPIELQKYLSGVDYPAKRDDLVRAAERNGADAGTLDVVRGLPDRTYEGPSGVSKEIGG from the coding sequence GTGAGCAAGCCGAACCCGATCGAACTGCAGAAGTACCTGTCCGGTGTCGACTACCCCGCGAAGCGCGACGACCTGGTGCGCGCGGCCGAACGCAACGGCGCGGACGCCGGCACCCTGGACGTCGTGCGCGGCCTGCCGGACCGGACCTACGAGGGGCCCAGCGGCGTGAGCAAGGAGATCGGCGGCTGA
- a CDS encoding SDR family oxidoreductase encodes MPVSLPAPLPAEAASPRRAVVTGADSGIGRAVVAALAGGGLDVGLTYHSDADGAAETAAEARAHGVTAHVRQLDLTELPGAADVVDAFAEDLGGIDVLVNCSGTGSSELAIDLDYEKWRQVLDVDLDGVFLLSQRAARHMIDAGHGGRIITITSVHEHVPRVGAAPYCAAKAGADALTQVLALELAEHGITVNSVAPGEISTPMTGQADADPREQDRPGIPLGRPGHAAEVAAAVAFLATPAAGYITGASLVVDGGLLLMGAQHGTAHRGHDWRSP; translated from the coding sequence ATGCCCGTGTCGCTCCCGGCGCCCCTGCCCGCCGAAGCCGCTTCGCCGCGGCGCGCCGTCGTCACCGGCGCCGACTCCGGCATCGGCCGCGCGGTCGTGGCCGCCCTCGCCGGCGGCGGCCTGGACGTGGGCCTCACCTACCATTCCGACGCCGACGGTGCGGCGGAAACCGCCGCCGAAGCCCGTGCGCACGGCGTCACCGCGCACGTCCGGCAGCTCGACCTGACCGAGCTGCCCGGTGCCGCCGACGTCGTCGACGCGTTCGCCGAGGACCTGGGCGGCATCGACGTCCTGGTCAACTGTTCGGGCACCGGCAGCAGCGAACTCGCGATCGACCTCGATTACGAGAAGTGGCGCCAAGTCCTCGACGTCGACCTCGACGGTGTCTTCCTGCTGTCGCAACGCGCGGCCCGGCACATGATCGACGCCGGCCACGGCGGCCGGATCATCACGATCACCAGCGTCCACGAACACGTGCCCCGCGTCGGCGCGGCGCCCTACTGCGCCGCGAAGGCCGGGGCGGACGCGCTGACCCAGGTGCTCGCCCTCGAGCTCGCCGAGCACGGCATCACCGTGAACTCCGTGGCCCCGGGCGAAATCTCGACGCCGATGACGGGCCAGGCCGACGCCGACCCGCGCGAGCAGGACCGGCCCGGCATCCCGCTCGGCCGCCCCGGCCACGCGGCCGAGGTGGCCGCCGCGGTCGCGTTCCTGGCGACCCCGGCGGCCGGCTACATCACCGGCGCGTCGCTCGTCGTCGACGGCGGCCTGCTCCTGATGGGAGCCCAGCACGGGACCGCCCACCGCGGACACGACTGGCGTTCCCCCTAG
- a CDS encoding DUF4383 domain-containing protein, giving the protein MSSAETRFPAFWLRPVVAVLGLLYLALGIAGFLTPETADVGHETSRAVWIFSVTPLLNLVHTAVGVLGLLAATRRARSIIYCWVLFVGFTGMTAYGILATALVNPEDPINLNWADNWLHGLTAIAGLVLGIVAARAVNRVAARSR; this is encoded by the coding sequence ATGTCTTCCGCCGAAACCCGTTTCCCGGCTTTCTGGCTCCGGCCGGTCGTCGCCGTGCTCGGGCTGCTCTACCTCGCGCTCGGAATCGCCGGATTCCTCACCCCGGAAACCGCCGACGTCGGCCACGAGACCAGCCGCGCGGTCTGGATCTTCAGCGTGACCCCACTGCTCAACCTCGTCCACACGGCGGTCGGCGTGCTCGGGCTGCTCGCCGCGACCCGGCGCGCCAGGTCGATCATCTACTGCTGGGTGCTGTTCGTCGGCTTCACCGGGATGACCGCGTACGGCATCCTCGCCACCGCGCTCGTCAACCCCGAGGACCCGATCAACCTGAACTGGGCGGACAACTGGCTGCACGGGCTGACCGCGATCGCCGGGCTGGTGCTCGGGATCGTCGCCGCGCGGGCGGTCAACCGGGTCGCCGCGCGCTCGCGGTGA
- a CDS encoding VOC family protein, with product MTAARILAVAVDCHQPDLLAEFWSAALGAGKTRTWTDSHGLTYRQVEFDDGPALLFQPVPEESCRQDVTDGTMLDRDRLRRALLPPLPAP from the coding sequence GTGACGGCCGCGCGCATCCTGGCCGTCGCGGTCGACTGCCACCAGCCGGACCTGCTCGCGGAGTTCTGGTCCGCGGCGCTCGGCGCCGGGAAGACCCGGACGTGGACCGATTCCCACGGCCTCACCTACCGCCAGGTCGAGTTCGACGACGGCCCGGCGCTGCTGTTCCAGCCCGTCCCCGAGGAGAGTTGCCGTCAAGACGTAACCGATGGCACGATGCTGGATCGTGATCGGTTACGTCGCGCTCTACTGCCGCCTCTCCCCGCGCCCTGA
- a CDS encoding recombinase family protein, with protein sequence MIGYVALYCRLSPRPDGSYEGVEAQERWGREYAAKTWPGRPIEVFADAGVSAAGDDLRPEFERFRKWLTDGKIAHVWAVEQYRIERNEVRWFRLAAELDAAGISELHTNRDGIVRVQDDVAGIKAVLGAGEVRRIKRRVNDMLAEKAALGLPGGGRRFGYRNTTNDDGVKTYEHDPVQAEALRWAAEKVLSGWALENIAAALRARGVTGTHGGALTGKGIRRVILSPISAGFRVYRDRIVGKGNWPPILDEDTWRECQVRLTENRSVTRSDGREYPIATARHVGSRAGRRYLLTGGITVCGVCGARMVASMKQLRNREPKPYYLCHPKYGGKSCVGILGVELEEHVRDRLFEELDKPEFLESVAADDHDERREALGKGLQDIERRRRELAALWGTPGELTDVEWKSARQALAVTEQKLRTELAELPPPAVHVDIAAVREAWPGMLLDEQREFVRLFVERVTIKRARPGLKAFDGERAVIDWRKR encoded by the coding sequence GTGATCGGTTACGTCGCGCTCTACTGCCGCCTCTCCCCGCGCCCTGACGGGTCCTACGAGGGCGTCGAGGCCCAGGAACGGTGGGGCCGCGAGTACGCCGCCAAGACGTGGCCAGGGCGCCCCATCGAGGTGTTCGCCGACGCCGGTGTGTCCGCGGCCGGTGACGACCTCCGGCCGGAGTTCGAGCGGTTCCGGAAGTGGCTCACCGACGGCAAGATCGCCCACGTGTGGGCGGTCGAGCAGTACCGCATCGAGCGGAACGAAGTCCGGTGGTTTCGGCTGGCCGCCGAGCTGGACGCCGCCGGGATCAGCGAGCTGCACACCAACCGCGATGGGATCGTCCGAGTGCAGGACGACGTCGCGGGGATCAAGGCTGTGCTCGGCGCGGGTGAAGTCCGACGGATCAAGCGCCGCGTCAACGACATGCTCGCCGAGAAGGCCGCTCTCGGCCTGCCGGGCGGCGGCCGGCGGTTCGGGTACCGGAACACCACGAACGACGACGGCGTGAAGACCTACGAGCACGACCCCGTCCAGGCCGAGGCGCTCCGCTGGGCCGCGGAGAAAGTCCTCAGCGGATGGGCGCTGGAGAACATCGCGGCCGCACTCCGCGCCCGCGGGGTCACCGGCACGCACGGCGGCGCGCTGACCGGCAAGGGCATCCGGCGCGTGATCCTGAGCCCCATCAGCGCGGGTTTCCGCGTGTACCGTGACCGCATCGTCGGCAAGGGCAACTGGCCACCGATCCTCGACGAGGACACGTGGCGGGAGTGCCAAGTCCGGCTCACCGAGAACCGCAGCGTCACCAGGAGCGACGGGCGGGAGTACCCGATCGCGACCGCGCGCCACGTGGGCTCCCGAGCTGGCCGGCGGTACCTGCTCACCGGCGGCATCACCGTGTGCGGGGTGTGCGGCGCCCGGATGGTGGCGTCGATGAAGCAGCTGCGGAACCGCGAGCCGAAGCCGTACTACCTCTGCCACCCGAAGTATGGCGGGAAGTCCTGCGTCGGGATCCTCGGTGTCGAGCTGGAAGAGCACGTGCGCGACCGACTGTTCGAGGAGCTGGACAAGCCGGAGTTCCTCGAATCTGTCGCGGCCGACGACCACGACGAGCGACGCGAGGCGCTCGGCAAGGGCCTGCAGGACATCGAGCGGCGCCGCCGCGAGCTCGCGGCCCTGTGGGGCACGCCGGGCGAGCTGACCGACGTCGAGTGGAAGTCCGCGCGCCAGGCGCTCGCCGTGACGGAGCAGAAGCTGCGCACCGAGCTCGCGGAACTGCCGCCGCCGGCCGTTCACGTCGACATCGCTGCGGTCCGCGAGGCGTGGCCGGGGATGCTGCTTGACGAGCAGCGCGAGTTCGTGCGGCTGTTCGTCGAGCGGGTGACGATCAAGCGCGCCCGGCCAGGCCTGAAGGCGTTCGACGGCGAGCGTGCCGTGATCGACTGGCGCAAGCGGTAG
- a CDS encoding helix-turn-helix domain-containing protein: MRIEEVIGDRIRQVRDLQELTQEQLGQRLGELLGKPWSRQAVHVAEQGGRQFTAAELVALASVLNTTVPRLMTPTVEVREVELPSGARVARVPLTKRVMPRGSVGKTLNSMEEQLRLLAVAVKAQQDQQGNIWAAIDLLHQSLEAVGEQADSGEQGDGS, translated from the coding sequence GTGCGAATCGAAGAAGTGATCGGCGACCGCATCCGGCAGGTGCGCGACTTGCAGGAGCTGACCCAGGAACAGCTCGGCCAGCGGCTCGGCGAACTACTGGGCAAACCGTGGTCCCGGCAGGCCGTTCACGTCGCTGAACAGGGCGGCCGGCAGTTCACCGCGGCCGAACTGGTCGCGCTGGCGAGCGTGCTCAACACGACCGTTCCTCGGCTCATGACCCCGACCGTCGAGGTCCGCGAGGTCGAGCTGCCGAGCGGCGCGCGGGTTGCCCGCGTTCCGCTCACCAAGCGCGTGATGCCGCGCGGATCAGTCGGCAAGACCTTGAACAGCATGGAGGAGCAGCTCCGACTGCTCGCCGTGGCTGTGAAGGCGCAGCAGGATCAGCAGGGCAACATCTGGGCGGCGATCGACTTGCTCCACCAGTCGCTCGAGGCCGTCGGCGAGCAGGCCGACTCGGGGGAGCAGGGCGACGGCAGCTGA